The Populus trichocarpa isolate Nisqually-1 chromosome 2, P.trichocarpa_v4.1, whole genome shotgun sequence genome has a window encoding:
- the LOC7496918 gene encoding uncharacterized protein LOC7496918, which yields MHVVLSLWLLSNRRMHDKNMIPPNFHFQEPEDKLNINQSIPQSLSFPWYHLPLDRHSQLKTHLRFHLLFPPCLHTLLSLIDLRAIVQSLFMALSDAVIGNLTTIYVAVIAGIKAYGLVCGRSFSGVFVLIVSTAVVGLILIGTLTWDISRKAMYAISQDRVNNVHEMCKGGICWHGVAVRSPASQVRFRLPQR from the coding sequence ATGCACGTGGTACTATCTCTTTGGTTACTTTCGAATCGGCGTATGCATGACAAAAATATGATACCTCCCAACTTTCACTTCCAAGAGCCAGAAGATAAGCTCAACATAAACCAGTCCATTCCTCAGTCCCTCTCTTTTCCGTGGTATCATCTACCCCTCGACCGACATTCCCAACTAAAAACCCACCTCCGTTTCCATTTGCTGTTTCCACCTTGTTTACACACCCTCCTTTCCCTGATAGATTTACGAGCAATTGTGCAGAGTCTTTTTATGGCGCTGTCTGATGCGGTGATAGGGAATCTTACGACGATCTACGTGGCGGTGATAGCGGGAATTAAGGCTTACGGGCTGGTCTGTGGAAGGAGCTTCAGTGGTGTATTCGTGCTGATTGTGTCTACTGCTGTTGTGGGTTTAATCTTGATTGGGACGCTGACGTGGGATATTTCTCGTAAAGCCATGTATGCGATTTCACAGGATCGTGTCAATAATGTTCATGAGATGTGCAAAGGCGGTATTTGCTGGCACGGTGTCGCTGTCCGGTCGCCCGCTTCTCAGGTTCGGTTTAGACTCCCTCAGCGCTAG